ttattaaaatcagtgGTTGGGAGTAGCGCGCTAATTATAGATacgctattttatttataatgattaacgTAGCATGatgaaaattatcattattttgacgctaccttttaaatatttagtaatagttaaaatattatgaaaactataatatttatttatattataatgataagtgAATtagtgaattttatttttaaaaagttacgaAAAAGTAGCGTGCTACATTTGAACAATAAGCATTAGAAGTAAggcactatatttttttaaaaaagtagcCATGGTAAGCTTCATTTTGGGAGGTAGTAGCTGTAGCATTAGCGCGCTACCAAAGACCTGTATCTTCCCGACCACTGATTAAAATGGCAtgtattaaagtttaatattctatattaccCATTGCTCATTTGatgtatagataaattattatataactaataattatgtcttaaatgaaaaaaaaaaatagttatttttatttattatttgatatcctgtgtttaaattacataatattcatattattaatattattatatttatttttgaagcaACTGCACCTAATTGAACTTATCAAAGAAGGTAACATAGAAGAAGCTCTTGTATTCGCCCAAGCTAAGCTATCAGAAGTAGGAGAGGGAAATCCTACTATACTTACAGAACTAGAAAGAACACTTGCATTATTAGCATTCGAAGAGCCTCAAAAGAGCCCATTTGCTGACCTTCTTCAGACTACACATagacaaaaagtaaaatattatgttatacaattatatattaattctaatacattcttattatattttacaggtaTCTAGCGAGCTGAATGCAGCTATTTTGAGATTTCACAATCAACCAACTATTACACCTAAACTTTACAATCTTATGAAGTTAATAATGTGGGCCCAAGATGAGTTGGATAGGAAAAAAGTTAAGTTCCCTCACATGACTGATTTTGGTTCAGCTACATTGGAACCTCCTAAATGACGCACAGTTAATGAGTACGACAACGTGTGTTGTGACTCTTTTTGGCTGTTTGAACATAAggattaaattttgaatattgttttttttttaatattaattattcataactactttcctaataatattatatacatctttAGGTATGaagcattattataaaaaaaaataagaaaaactatacatttcaatttatttaatggaTTTTGTTAGGTTACaaagtttttaaatgtatttattaagtaaGTTATTAGAATactcagatttttttttctaatatttgtaaattatgtaacattttaccaaaaaatatattgtatagtttcaTTCATTAGTATCTAATGTGTTCCATAATCTAACATTTACatacaatctataatattggTAGTAACAGTGGCTTCTGACAAATAAATAAGTGCTGTGTCTGTGTACTGAAATAGATAATTTGGATTGGTTTATTACTCGATTAAACTGATTAaagtacatgataatataaagttttacaTTAGTTATGGTGATACTTGACTTGTGGGGAATCCATCCATAGGGGAATCCGTATACCAAAATTGTTgacacaaattaaatattcctGTCGGCCGTTGGAAATAATGTAAATGGAATGtaagaatttttcttttttttttgagaataatAGGACATTACCTCCAaaacaatataagttataataaaaagtattatgacataaaaatatgtgataATTGAAAACAAACTTCTTTgggcgtttttttttaattatattttatttaaaaatcttttttatttaatttttttacttaatttattttaagcattacttttctactataataatagtccTTTTTTTATTGAAGGAATGACCCAGACCAGTGGTGTGGCgaactaaaaattttccaaaggcaagttacaaatatcccaagtattaatgcataatagtgtattaatataatataactaattatatttcagatcgttattgactacctattgagtatatcatattacattaaCTATAAGAGACCCACCGGCTACCACCCACCcctctatttaagaaaaatctcaGAGGCAATTTCCTCTAAAATTACCGTTCGCCATGCCACTGACTCAGGCCAatcagtattatatattaatatatacatgtataataatacttgaggaaatatttgaaaatgtattctgttttaatttattatacattatggcAACAAAAAACGAGGGAAGCGTGTAActgctctgctatacagtaggtgtCAACTGTATCTTGTCATAGAGGAAGTCactgtaatatatattgtgttgaatttgatttcaatgataaatcattgcatgattaaaacaattctgagcggagatggtcAGTCAGTCTATATTACAGACAAGGTATATTTAATggtatgttttatatttgatgttttaaatattttgactcatttttgagctatttatagacatttgaaattgaggttttttttctataaatgccaataaaagtttttgttgggtcaaaatGATTGAAACTTCAACAAgtgcctcataagttgttacaataaaagtttaaaaaaacatcaaaaatacagaggcacaatttttttttaagcatttttaattacaaatatattatgaaatgtcaagtttttatagctaaggacttctcataactcataaatagttcatattatcgctaaaaatcaaaaaataatatatgaacacagttttttttttttgtagatatttttgtttaactttggacgaaattaaatatttaaatgaagaataacatgatgaaaaaaaaagaaaaactcaTTGACATTAAAGAGGTATCCATTATTCGGATGTGAAACCGGGTGActcgtgttaaaaaaataatatcttaaccAAACAGCGCCGTTTAGGTATACAAGGTGATTCGCCCAGCATGCTCACCaccttttatttaatatcgattataataatgcatttctttcaattctgattttttgaacTTTCAACTATAGGTAGGATTAAGAGGGGCATGGTCCCGGGGCCCATatttatccccaaaatatatttttttaacgcgtccaatacagtttgaaaaaaaaaattgtgtaagtaggtaaattattataaataattataaaataatatgttcaaaattttatatcacgaaaaattactataattaatgaactatgtttgccaacaattttgtttttttttttttgagcattttagattatcgatttaattatttaagtacataaaaatgtggttacaagaaataaatatttagctcttgtaaattatgtatttcagttaaaatataaattcatattatactaaaatttagaggaccatagttaataacctagtgaaccaaaattgatacctaattttactgtcaaaatgttcagaaaaaaagctaTACCAGAAACCATAAAAAATATggtggttaccatttgaaaaaataaaggcaattttattattggtacaactgcgtgcttaaaaattttaaaaatatcataaaaaaattgcccgttaaaaatagagaaacacgtctttttttgttttaacgaaattccatatcatcgatccataataaattgttaaaaaacagCCGCGTACAATTACATTAGATGCAtctgtataatttttgtatagtaaaaaatgtatacaataatgtgaagtcgttaatatgtaacgatacaattattttgaagttaaagttgaaagggGGCCCACTAAGTGTGATCCATTAATCCGGgcttgtaggtaggtaggtatttttaaaaatctcgatttaaatatattatagatttattttatatcatttaaatagtATCTATCtatctgtaatattttataatacctacagaCTAGGTACTGAGAGACGAGAGTAAGTCAATAGAAGACGGGTTGTACAGTGTTGCGCATCTCGGGTCAGTGGCGATTCCTCAGTACACTAGTGTGATTGTAGCTTAACTCgtctattttcagaatttggtGTATTCGAAATGTTGTCgtcgttttaaataaacaaaaactgttaatagatataacatatatttgttgaaaataattcaaatactgACGATGCCGAGAACTTTGACCATGTGTCATATTTTCcgattaaataggtattacctAAAAACCATGATCTAGTCCTCAAAGGACGGCCCAGGAGAAATGTCTAGAAAATACTGCTGTTCAGAACTTGATtaacataaatttgttttggGCTGAGtgcagatatattttttttctggccgattttgaaaaatactgaaaattactGTTTCCGTTGTCATGGTgacatggttacttattaacgaaatcatatttatatgattcaAAGATTTTCCTTGCAgtggaaaaatatctagtaggGCGTTTTTTTTTCCGAGGAACTGGATATTGTAGGTATTGACTGATATACAGTTGATGTATGGTCGTGtgttttaacttaacttaattcattaagataacattatattatgtaggtatatagccgtatatattatatatgttaataaataataggtaggtataaggtaCTTAATTTCATAGATCTACATTATCTTATTCTAATGAAGACTTATATTATCTCGAGACTTCTAGCACTAAAAAACCATGAAATATGCGCTATAATATGcctaaaaaaatgataaaatatgcaCTGTAATAtgctcaataaaaaaatttattttgaataattctaATCCTAAATATTCCCGagtatttttctttttgtcGTCCATTGTATATGTATGATTTCTTCATTCTGTAAACATTTTTGGTAAAATTCAATGAATCAGTAAgtaaatagatattatagttatttataaattataaattttagtttatacctTGAAGATTGCACTGTATTATTACGTGtttgtgaatattttcaaatttgaacgaTCACTTGTTTTAATTTGGACTGTATTTTCAATCCAATTGGACCTCGTAGAGTTTCAAATGATTTTTCTACATCGTCTTCAATATAGTCAGATAATAACAACCCctgtgtttgtaatttttttaaagatgtAGTAAGAGacaaaaaatttgatttgatgaaaataagatCTACGTCTATTCCgtttctatttatatatttttccgcATCTTTGATGCTGACTGCATCGTCATTgtcaagtaattaaaaaatagtacgAATTGTGCTTAAATTATcgcagtaataaataataatttgctgCATTGATCCAGGTACCCCAACGGATAATTACAGGCTCTGGAGGTAGACTTATTTCAGGGGCTTtggatttgaaaatttgaacgcGACTTGGTGCTtttctaaaagtttttttaacgcTGGCTATAACCTTATCAACtgattagattatattatattaatacttatttacgGTGTAAGGACGAATAAGCGTCTACACTGAACTTAATGTAaacgtttttacattttacttttgtAAAATGGGAATTTAAAGTAACACTTGCCGCTCACTGAGTACAAACCACAAAACTACTTCATTTTTtcagattaataaattatatgcaaaaaatagcatgatacttataaaaatagcagaaaaaatgaaaaaactctaaaatatgcaaaaatatgcactaaaaactttTAAAGCTGCGTTCCTTTTAGTATGAAACGGATTTGTAGCTTACTCTGCTATCTTTGATTGTGCTACAAACAAATACGCAAATGCTAGAAGTCTCGAGCACTGTATATGAGTATTGCGACGAGTAGTTTATAATTGacctgtaatataattatttaacttcctatattttatttttataatttataatttatagtctagaagaacagaacttagaatatatCTTGGTGGAAGAAACGGAAGACCCATGacaaaaatgtacatacaataatatactcgcATGAATACATAATACTTATGACGTATCTTGTCCACGAATTTAGTCAATTtagatatacttatatattaagataataaggtacctatatatacatgggcggaaatccattaaaatgtcATGGTGGCTAACATGattaacatcaatgtgagcCAGGGTAGGGGGCTTCGAtcctacaaaactaaaaaaggagGGGGCTTGGTGGACTTTtcgggggctaagcccccccttCCGATTTCCCCCAATGTAcctatatcttaattcgtgatcTTGTCATGAGAagatattacgtataatattatccataggAACATAGCATATAgacatataaatgttatatttatattatatataatttatatgtctaTGGAACATAGACCAATAAACTATTAGTAGTTAAAGGTCTATGATATTATCTATGTGAGAAGACCGTGGTAGTGGCTGTCGACTACTCGACTGTCGTTTGTCGGCGATTCACGTCTTTCacgatataattaaatataatattgtaatgaccatgacttaaataaaatataaacattaaacagttCATTAATTAGTCATGGTCGTAGGAAAAAGATTAAACATCCGTTCTTTCGTTGGCGCGAATATTGTAGCATAGTACTATCGTTTATAAGTCCATTTCCACACCATAGACCCTTTGCAAGGgtcatatacaaaatatgatatatacgtAGCGTGTTTCCTTTTAAAGGTAACACGACATATTTCAATCCAGTGACCTCGGATTGTGTTATGGGGTTTTCGGGAGGAGTTTAGGAATACATaatgagtgaaaaaaaatacgttgaatttgtaaaatataggataattgttgaaaaattcaataatttaaattaaaacatttgatcGTTGTCATTCAgtcaattttggttttagagCCATGGTCAAGAGgtcaaaatgacttaaaaaaattcgGTCTATCcgaatttgatatttaaaatacccGTCGCCGTTTAAAAACTAGCAAGTTGTATTGAGCATGCGCACACTGAAAGCTATAACTATTTTGAAATCatcaaaaaatgtgtatttatgtattacttaACTCCTCCCGAAAACCCCATAACAATCCGAGGTCACTGGATTTGAAATATGTCGTGTTACCTTTTAGAGGAAACACACtgactgtatagtgtataccatgacaaattaaataggtatgtcagcAATATTACCGGTTTAGAAACAAATCGCGCACCCAGCCGTGTACTGTGACGTAGTCATTTCTCCGGTTCTCATTGgtctaccgccgccgccgccgaagacTCCACCGCTGTTGGAGACATGCTTACGTCACAGACATGCGTATCACGAGTTgctgacatacctatttaatttgtcatgctgTATACTGTATGGGATCTAAGCACAGACCATGACATTATAAGCTTGACAAAGAAAATTGTTGGACTATTAACCATTAACCATACACTGGTTATTCGGTATACGATCACTGCAAATATCACAACTTGGTCTTCTAAATTTATTCAACGTCCAATGATAACGTTGTGAGTTGCTACTCAATGATAACAATGTTTGGATTTGGAAGTTGGAACACGAAGCACCAATTGGcaattaccaattattattacaataggcAGACAGTAgtataacatttcaaatttcaaatttgaacacTGGTAAAGTAGTAAGGTAAAGTACGTTAAGTAacgtacataattaatatttgagaCCTTCATATGTAAGATCGtgttaaagaatattttgttttatttttattgtgtttttacaCAATTTGTATTCATATGTGTCTGTGAAACTGATTGGTATTTAACCATGTCAAAACGACTATCTACTGAAATCGAGATTTCCGCCAAAGGTATATTTGTTTGAATAGAACTCCAGGtcacaaaatagaaaatttattttttgtttttatttcatagacGGGGTTGACAAAGAAAAACAACAGCCGGACAAGaaacaaaaattatcatttGGAATGATGAAAAAAACTCTTCCAGCAAAAACCGGCATTAAGATAACTCTTAATAGCCCAGCCactgtaagtatattttaaaatatgaaacattCTAAGTACCCAAAATTAAGCAAATGTTCAAAATCTTAGAattgtttatttcaatatatattttggtagTAATATGATGTCTGCTTGTAGAAAGAACCACCTATTCTACCCAAACCAGCATCAAAGTCTGTTGCTGCAGTATTTGGCGATGTAAGTGATGACGAACCTGAAGAAATGCCTAAAGAAGCTAGAATGCGTATGAGAAATATTGGTAGGGATACTCCAACATCAGCCGGACCCAATTCATTTGGCAAGACTAAACACGGTTTCTGCAATACTGGCAAACTTATGGAGAAGACACTTAAAGAGGCAACAAACGCACTAattgatgataaaaaataatcgttattttttttcacaattattgtgaatattgtatttaagttttttgcacagaattagttttaaatattaattaagataACCATGACTGTGTATTTATAAAGAATTATTGAAAGGATATTTATCCCTTAGTCCAATCAATTGaccttttttatttatgttactgtaaagtgtataaaatatacaagcaatacatataacattatatattatttttataagtatttaaataacattcataatatattcaccAAGTAAAAATATCCTAGttatgtgaaaaaaatgttattctctgaatattgtaatgtgtttttctatcaaattgattttactattaaacatttaaaactaatggaaaatattaaaataactagatACTTACTAAATAtcactaaaaacaaatttatcctTCTAACAACTATTGGGTACAATGTATTCAAATGATACCCTGCAGTCAGGTGTGGACTGGGTGGGAGCTAcatcccttgccctaaaatatatttaatatatatttaaagacttaCCACCTAATGAACAGCAGATCGTTACCAACGTACGATTATTAGtgatctataatattgttcaattttgattgaaagtttGTTTTAACTTGGTTAATGATTTTaacgtatatttaatattttttttaatagaaaagttatattaatactttgtaaataatctacatgttttaaatttgccctttaaattgtgtaccAGCCCGCGCCTGCCCGCAGTAACCTTAAAGCAATtagtttttttagaaaatgttatgtagtcaacaatatataatacatggtATAATATAGTCAGTCGgctaattgatataatatttctctGAAAATACTTATTTGTGTTGATCAccttgcttataaaaataatctgaccatccaaattgtattacatcatgatctttttatacattgtaattatgtaaaattgtgGACGTCAAAACATATTGCCAGTTGTATTGTTAAACCTAGAGTTAATATACTTAACTTATGTCTCAAGACATAGTTAATAAATAGCCATGTTTGACCCTTTGAGATTAGATTACTGTTTATAATGCTTTTTCAATTAGAAAAGTACCTTAAACTAAGTATACACCAatctataaaattgtaattcattCTTGAAGCAATTTAAATTacagttattatgataataaaaaaattgtgagggTTGCAACTAGATTATAAGAGTAAAGACGTTAACTAGAAATTTCTTAATTATTGATGTGGCAATTTATGTAGGAATATATgtattgattattaagtaatggCGTAATTATCCTcaagatttattatttcagtatctATACTATAcaagtatttattttgataccagtatcttttaataatatggttaaaagGGGAAGCAAATTTAATCTTATGAACATgtctatacttttataaaaaaaaaatatcaataagatTTCAGTATACTAAACAAAGAACCAATAACAGTGGAGCACTAGAGCGTATGATATAGGACTtggtacacaaaaaaaatattggtaaacattttttgaaaaatttagaCAGACGGTTCaatgaatttacaattttttcaatattagtttaaaaaatagctTTGTATCAGTAGCAGAACCAGTGGTGGGG
The Metopolophium dirhodum isolate CAU chromosome 7, ASM1992520v1, whole genome shotgun sequence DNA segment above includes these coding regions:
- the LOC132948672 gene encoding glucose-induced degradation protein 8 homolog; translation: MSYSPSTQPNATKPDWLSRIENMKVNRKDMNKLIMNYLVSEGFKEAAEKFEQEAGISSPLKLNTLGNRIKVIESVQSGKMQEAITLINQLYPGLLDDDRDLYFHLQQLHLIELIKEGNIEEALVFAQAKLSEVGEGNPTILTELERTLALLAFEEPQKSPFADLLQTTHRQKVSSELNAAILRFHNQPTITPKLYNLMKLIMWAQDELDRKKVKFPHMTDFGSATLEPPK
- the LOC132948658 gene encoding PEST proteolytic signal-containing nuclear protein-like, giving the protein MSKRLSTEIEISAKDGVDKEKQQPDKKQKLSFGMMKKTLPAKTGIKITLNSPATKEPPILPKPASKSVAAVFGDVSDDEPEEMPKEARMRMRNIGRDTPTSAGPNSFGKTKHGFCNTGKLMEKTLKEATNALIDDKK